One Gossypium raimondii isolate GPD5lz chromosome 3, ASM2569854v1, whole genome shotgun sequence genomic window carries:
- the LOC105796555 gene encoding cytochrome P450 CYP749A22 — protein MSGLMKLVILVPCSLFFAALVKFLYDYLWRPLRIQQMLNSQGIRGPPYRFIHGNNKEVAKMRQEALSKPMALRHDIFPRVHPHIYTWINKYGKNYLSWDGVRAELVISEPELIKEVLKNSEKAFPKRKLTVFLTKLVGNGLVTVEGEKWVKQRKLGNYAFHGESLKNMTPAVISSVETMLEKWKGYVGKEIELFEEFRLLTSEVISRTAFGSSYLEGQKIFYMLSKLAIIANRNLFKTRIPWISKLWKPADVLESEELANEIQSCVMKMIKKREDRVVNGGADSFGNDFLGLLVNAYHDLDDKNMLSLGDLVDECKTFYLAGQDTVNSLLAWTIFLLAIHGDWQEKARREVIDIFGNQNPHSEGIVKLKIMTMIINETLRLYGPANGLMRKVGREVQIGKLVLPANIDLYIVNVVPQHDPQLWGDDVHLFKPERFAEGIAKATNYNAAAFCPFGIGPRSCVGMSFATMETKIALSMILQRYTISLSPAYVHSPISVVTIQPEHGIQVILKSLHSNV, from the exons ATGAGTGGCTTGATGAAGCTTGTAATTCTTGTCCCATGTTCTTTGTTCTTCGCAGCTTTAGTAAAGTTCCTTTATGATTACCTGTGGAGACCTCTCCGTATACAGCAAATGCTGAATTCACAGGGAATCAGAGGACCGCCTTACAGATTCATCCATGGCAACAACAAAGAAGTTGCCAAAATGAGACAAGAAGCATTAAGCAAGCCTATGGCCTTGAGGCATGATATATTTCCTAGAGTGCATCCACATATTTACACCTGGATCAACAAATATG GGAAGAATTATCTTTCTTGGGATGGTGTTCGAGCTGAACTTGTGATTTCAGAACCTGAACTAATCAAAGAGGTTctaaaaaatagtgaaaaagcTTTTCCCAAAAGGAAGCTTACAGTTTTCCTTACCAAGCTAGTAGGGAACGGGCTTGTGACAGTGGAGGGTGAAAAATGGGTGAAGCAACGGAAGTTGGGGAATTATGCTTTTCATGGGGAAAGCTTAAAG AACATGACACCGGCAGTTATTTCCAGCGTTGAAACAATGCTAGAAAAGTGGAAAGGCTATGTGGGCAAAGAGATTGAACTGTTTGAAGAATTTAGATTATTAACTTCAGAAGTGATATCGAGAACAGCTTTTGGTAGCAGTTACTTGGAAGGGCAGAAAATTTTTTACATGTTGAGCAAGTTGGCAATAATTGCGAACCGAAATCTTTTCAAGACCAGAATTCCTTGGATCAG CAAGTTATGGAAACCTGCTGATGTTCTTGAGTCAGAAGAACTTGCAAATGAAATACAGAGTTGTGTGATGAAGATGATTAAGAAAAGAGAAGACAGAGTTGTGAATGGAGGAGCTGATAGCTTTGGCAATGATTTTCTAGGATTACTTGTAAATGCCTATCATGATTTGGACGACAAAAACATGCTTTCATTGGGAGACTTGGTAGATGAGTGCAAAACATTCTACCTTGCTGGACAAGATACTGTTAATTCCTTACTTGCTTGGACAATCTTCCTTTTAGCAATCCATGGAGATTGGCAAGAGAAAGCAAGAAGAGAGGTAATTGACATATTTGGTAACCAAAATCCACATTCTGAAGGCAttgtcaaactcaaaatt ATGACCATGATCATTAATGAAACTTTAAGATTATATGGTCCAGCAAATGGCCTAATGAGAAAAGTTGGAAGAGAAGTTCAGATTGGAAAGCTAGTGTTACCTGCTAATATAGATCTTTATATTGTAAATGTTGTACCTCAACATGACCCTCAACTATGGGGAGACGATGTGCATCTTTTTAAACCAGAGAGGTTCGCAGAAGGAATTGCCAAAGCTACCAATTACAATGCAGCTGCATTTTGTCCCTTTGGAATTGGACCTCGGTCTTGTGTTGGTATGAGCTTTGCAACCATGGAAACAAAGATTGCGCTCTCCATGATTCTTCAACGCTATACCATTTCCCTCTCCCCTGCTTATGTCCACTCACCAATATCTGTTGTCACCATTCAACCAGAACATGGAATTCAAGTAATACTCAAGTCACTGCACAGCAATGTTTAA
- the LOC105796551 gene encoding cytochrome P450 CYP749A22: protein MKYLDSVVREENKSGLMELVILVPWCFFLIALTKFLYHYLWVPLRIQHMMNSQGIKGPPYRFIHGNNKEVTKMRKEALSKAVGLTDDLFPRLQPHIYSWINTYGKNFVYWNGVRAEVVISEPELIKEVMKNSENIFQKRKLTDVGAKLLGNGLVFIEGEKWAKHRKLANHAFHGESLKNMTPAIIVSVETMLERWKGQEGKEIEVYNEFRLLTSEVISRTAFGSNYLEGEKIFAMLSKLTILVSQNISKTKIPFINKLWKSAEMLESEKLEKGIQDYVMEMIKKREDKVVSGEADSFGNDFLGLLVNAYNDLDDKNRVSLEDLVGECKTIYFAGQETVNSLLAWIVLHLAIHGDWQEKARREVIDIFGNQNPHLEGIAKLKIMTMIINETLRLYGPSNGLPRTVAREVQLGKLVLPANIDVLSLNIGLHRDPHLWGDDVHLFKPERFAEGIAKATNYTAAAFFPFGFGPRSCVGMTLATIETKIALSMILQRYTITISPAYVHSPIPILTIRPRHGIQIILEPLHSC, encoded by the exons atgaaATATCTGGATTCAGTGGTAAGAGAAGAAAACAAGAGTGGCTTGATGGAGCTTGTAATTCTTGTCCCATGGTGTTTCTTCCTCATAGCTTTAACAAAGTTCCTTTATCATTACCTGTGGGTACCTCTTCGCATACAGCATATGATGAATTCACAGGGAATCAAAGGACCTCCTTACAGATTCATCCATGGCAACAACAAAGAAGTTACCAAAATGAGAAAGGAAGCATTAAGCAAAGCTGTGGGCTTGACAGATGATTTATTTCCCAGATTACAACCGCATATTTATTCCTGGATCAATACATATG GGAAGAATTTTGTCTATTGGAATGGCGTTCGAGCTGAAGTGGTGATTTCAGAACCTGAATTGATCAAAGAGGTTATGAAAAATAGTGAGAACATTTTTCAGAAAAGGAAGCTTACGGATGTTGGTGCGAAGCTACTGGGAAATGGGCTTGTGTTCATTGAGGGAGAAAAATGGGCAAAGCATCGAAAGCTGGCCAATCATGCTTTTCATGGGGAAAGCCTAAAG AACATGACTCCAGCAATAATTgttagtgttgaaacaatgcTAGAAAGGTGGAAAGGCCAAGAAGGCAAAGAGATTGAAGTGTATAATGAATTTAGATTATTGACTTCGGAAGTGATTTCAAGAACAGCTTTTGGTAGCAATTACTTGGAAGGGGAGAAGATTTTTGCCATGTTGAGCAAGTTGACAATACTCGTGAGTCAAAATATTTCCAAGACTAAGATTCCTTTCATCAA CAAGTTATGGAAATCTGCTGAAATGCTAGAGTCTGAAAAACTCGAAAAAGGAATACAAGATTATGTGATGGAGATGattaagaaaagagaagataaaGTCGTGAGTGGAGAAGCTGATAGCTTTGGCAATGATTTTCTGGGATTACTAGTAAATGCTTATAATGATTTGGACGATAAAAACAGGGTTTCATTGGAAGACTTGGTAGGTGAATGCAAAACAATCTACTTTGCTGGACAAGAAACTGTCAATTCATTGCTTGCATGGATAGTCTTGCATTTGGCAATCCATGGAGATTGGCAAGAGAAAGCAAGGAGAGAGGTGATTGACATATTTGGTAACCAAAATCCGCATCTCGAAGGCATTGCCAAACTCAAAATA ATGACCATGATCATCAATGAAACTCTAAGATTGTATGGTCCGTCAAATGGCCTGCCAAGAACAGTCGCAAGAGAAGTACAGTTGGGAAAGTTAGTCTTGCCTGCTAATATAGATGTTCTGTCTTTAAATATTGGACTTCACCGTGACCCTCACTTGTGGGGGGATGATGTGCATCTTTTTAAACCAGAGAGATTCGCCGAAGGGATTGCCAAAGCTACCAATTACACCGCAGCTGCATTTTTCCCCTTTGGATTCGGACCTCGATCTTGTGTTGGTATGACCCTTGCAACCATAGAAACCAAAATTGCTCTGTCCATGATTCTACAACGTTACACCATCACCATTTCCCCTGCCTATGTCCACTCTCCAATACCTATTCTCACCATTCGACCACGACATGGAATTCAAATAATACTTGAGCCGCTGCATAGCTGTTAA